The sequence ATAGTATGGTCTCAACATCTACATTGATTATTTCTCTTTTCCTCCTTGTGCTCGGCATTTGGACCCTTCTCTGGCTGCTCTTTGCTCTCCTATCGCCCCTTTTCGGTCAAGGCACCGCCTCTCGAGCAACCGCAAGCACTCAAGCGAAATCAGGCTCCACTTCGAGCTCTCTACGTGGGTTTCACGAGAGGCTGTTGTTTCGAAGGCGCGTTCGAGTGTTTCAAGACCTTGATGCTGCCATACGAGACAACCGGCTTGTTGTTGCAAAACGTCTGCTTCCGAAAGCGCTCTATCTTGAGTGGATCCAGTGGTCTCCAGAGCTGATCGCAAAAAGCGCTTCGCATCATCTTGACCTCCTGAATAAGTTGATCGTTATCGCCGAACTGGAGGGAAGCAGTGTTCGCTCTCTGCCAAAACTCGAGTCTCTTTTCGCTCAACGAGCGTCCCTCCTCAATCAAGCATTTGAGGCGCGAATTGCACGTTCCCGCTTCAGAACAAAACAACGAACGAAAGGCAAGACGCCTCCCCACTGGTCAACCAAGGAATTCGATCAACGGCTCGCAACTCTTCAACAAGAGTTTGCTGATGTTCGAGGTGAGATCCTGACTCTTTTTGCTGCCGCTATTGCAGAGCTTGATAATGCAAAAAGTTCAACCGATGACCTTGGGCAGTATCACTAAAAGAGCGCTCGATGAAGACCCTCAAAATAGGTAGCGAAGAGTCCGATTCGAGCCAGAGGAGCGAGGTCGAGCCAGTTGTTCTCCTCGAGGAAGACGACTTTCTTGTCTGTATTAAACCACCAGGGCTATCCACAACACGTCAGGAGGGAGAGCCCCCTGGCAGCTCTGTAGCGGGGTGGCTTGCTCGCTTCCATCCGAAATGTGAAGAATCTTCGAGCATGAGCCGCTCTTCCGAGGCGCGCTATAATGCCGACTGTGGAGTCTGTCACCGACTTGACCGGGAAACATCCGGCCTCTTGCTCGTTGCAAAGAATCCGTTTTTTTATGAGCACCTTCGAAAAGACTTTCACGATGGGAAAATAGAAAAAAGATATCTCTGTGTCGTTGAGGGCAAAATCACCAAGCCGACTACCCTTAATGGATATCTGTATGGACGATATCGCCGGTCGCAAAAAGTCCTTGTGTCTGAACGAAAAGTTCCGCGCTCCGAGCACTCTACCTTAACTCTTGCTCCCAAAGAGCACCTCACCGATAGAGATGATCCGAAAAATCTCTCTTCTCTTCTTCGTATAAACCTAATCACTGGATTTCGGCACCAGATTCGAGCTCAGCTAGCGCACTTGGGACATCCGCTTGTTGGTGATGCTCTTTATGGCTCCACATTGAAACTCGAAAATTTTCTGAGTGACATAGCGCCTTTTCAGAATTGCTCAAGGCCATTTGCGCTGCACGCTGAACACATGGCCTTCTATCATCCGCGCACCCGTAAAAGAATCGAAATATCCAGCCCCTTCTCGTTCGCCTCCCATGAGAAGGAATCAAGGCTCTAAAGAGGCAAGCACTCCTGATCGAGTATGTGACATCACGGAGGAGACGAGTATATTCTTCTCGCTAAACCTGCGTCCCTCAAATAATCCATCTTTTCGGTGAACTATCTCAATATAACTCGCATCTCCCGTAGAGCGCTCTTTGACTGAAAGTCGCTCAACTGGGGCAGCATCAGTGCCGTGATTCTTGTTCTCCGGGTCAATCCGTTCATACAAAGAGACATTCTCTAACTTCTCTGTGGAAAATTCTCTATCAAGGAATCCAATCTCAAATGGTGCAGATGGAAAAGAGCTCTCATGTAATAACCAATGATGAAACGGAAGGGTGCTCTCCACACCTTCAATGCGACACTCTTTTAATACTCTTCTCGCATTTTGAAGAGCGTCATCTCTGTCATAGCCAGAAACAATAATCTTTGTTAAGAGCGCGTCATAATATGGACTTATGATGCTTCCCCGTTGCACAGAAGGCTCATTCCGAAAAAAGTCATAAGAATCTGGAACATCAAAAGCACGAATCGTTCCCAGTGATGGAACAAAACCATGCGCTGGATTCTCTGCATAAATACGAAACTCAATGCTGTGCCCTGTTGGCTCTTTCACAAAGTCTTGCGCGCGCGGCGACTCGCCTGCGGCAACACGAAATTGCCATTCAACGAGATCAATTCCGTAGACAATCTCAGTAACTGGATGTTCAACTTGTATTCGAGTATTCATTTCAAGAAAAAATATATTTTCATTCTGAACAAGAAACTCGACTGTTCCAGCTCCCTCGTATTGAACCTGCTCGGCAAGTGATACGGCGCTCTCGTGAAGCTTTTTGCGGACTGCTGGAGATAAAAATGGGGCCGGGGCTTCT comes from bacterium and encodes:
- a CDS encoding RluA family pseudouridine synthase, producing MKTLKIGSEESDSSQRSEVEPVVLLEEDDFLVCIKPPGLSTTRQEGEPPGSSVAGWLARFHPKCEESSSMSRSSEARYNADCGVCHRLDRETSGLLLVAKNPFFYEHLRKDFHDGKIEKRYLCVVEGKITKPTTLNGYLYGRYRRSQKVLVSERKVPRSEHSTLTLAPKEHLTDRDDPKNLSSLLRINLITGFRHQIRAQLAHLGHPLVGDALYGSTLKLENFLSDIAPFQNCSRPFALHAEHMAFYHPRTRKRIEISSPFSFASHEKESRL
- a CDS encoding ATP-grasp domain-containing protein — its product is MRALKKVLIANRGEIALRIKRAAQKLGIVPVMIASEADRESLHALPQEADGDSGHQVMYLSGNTAQETYLNGKAILALAKEAQCDSIHPGYGFLSENGDFAEQVGAAGLKFIGPTPEVIRLMGDKVAAKAVASKAGVPIASSVEVKDPARALKKIVKDVGFPILLKAQAGGGGRGMRLVKDPDSFLKECERASAEAKKFFSNENIFAERYIESPRHVEVQVFGDGKGKAFHLGTRDCSTQRRHQKLVEEAPAPFLSPAVRKKLHESAVSLAEQVQYEGAGTVEFLVQNENIFFLEMNTRIQVEHPVTEIVYGIDLVEWQFRVAAGESPRAQDFVKEPTGHSIEFRIYAENPAHGFVPSLGTIRAFDVPDSYDFFRNEPSVQRGSIISPYYDALLTKIIVSGYDRDDALQNARRVLKECRIEGVESTLPFHHWLLHESSFPSAPFEIGFLDREFSTEKLENVSLYERIDPENKNHGTDAAPVERLSVKERSTGDASYIEIVHRKDGLFEGRRFSEKNILVSSVMSHTRSGVLASLEP